A genome region from Sphingomonas anseongensis includes the following:
- a CDS encoding alpha/beta hydrolase family protein, translated as MLLAATALGAPALAAPATAPNRYFTGGDLFNLEVATDPQISPDGRTIAYVRESNDIMTDKARRTIWLVDAATGQQRPLVAGSGSYFSPRWSPDGTRLAYVAAEGASPQLFVRWMGSGESARITGLPDSPGAIAWSPDGRRIAYSMFVPDDGPKLGKAPDKPEGAKWADPLEIIDAVTYRADGAGYLKPGYEQIFWVPADGGAPTQLTFGATNAGGPVSWTPDSRSILFSANLSKNWEREPVNSEVYRIGIDGGAPVALTDRQGPDASPVVSPDGRRIAYVGFDDRQLGYQNTRLYVMNIDGSGEQVLTSSLDRSVGGPQWSADSRSVYVAVEDQGTNKVERVGLDGSIRTVATGLTGSEIDRPYAGGDFSVARNGAVAVTVGDALHPSDIGIASGSGVRKLTSLNSSLLGSKAMAEVRKIPVTSSFDQRPIDAWMVTPPDFDPAKKYPLVLEIHGGPFAAYGPNFSTDDQLYAAAGYVVLYTNPRGSTSYGEEFANQIDKAYPGHDYDDLMSAVDAAIATGSVDPNNLFVTGGSGGGVLTAWIVGKTDRFRAAATQKPVINWTSFGLTSDGAIYYAPYWFAKKPWEDPMGYWARSPLSLVGNVKTPTLVVVGSEDYRTPDSEAEQYYTALQIRGIPTAFVKVPGASHGGIASRPSQAAAKASAILAWFDRFRLKGAATTASSDSGGSIPGAR; from the coding sequence ATGCTTCTTGCCGCGACCGCGCTCGGTGCGCCGGCGCTTGCAGCGCCCGCGACGGCGCCCAACCGCTATTTCACCGGCGGCGACCTGTTCAATCTCGAGGTTGCGACCGATCCGCAGATCAGCCCCGACGGGCGAACCATCGCTTACGTTCGCGAATCCAACGACATCATGACCGACAAGGCACGGCGCACCATCTGGCTCGTCGACGCGGCGACGGGGCAGCAGCGCCCGCTGGTCGCCGGAAGCGGCTCCTATTTCTCGCCGCGATGGTCGCCGGACGGAACTCGGCTCGCCTACGTCGCCGCTGAAGGCGCAAGCCCGCAATTGTTTGTCCGCTGGATGGGGAGCGGCGAAAGCGCTCGGATCACCGGCCTTCCCGACAGCCCCGGGGCGATTGCCTGGTCGCCGGACGGACGCCGGATTGCTTATTCGATGTTCGTCCCCGACGACGGACCCAAGCTCGGCAAGGCGCCGGACAAGCCGGAAGGCGCCAAATGGGCTGACCCGCTCGAGATCATCGATGCGGTCACCTACCGGGCCGACGGCGCCGGTTACCTGAAGCCGGGCTATGAGCAGATCTTCTGGGTGCCGGCCGATGGAGGAGCTCCGACCCAGCTGACCTTCGGTGCGACCAATGCGGGCGGCCCGGTTTCGTGGACGCCCGACAGCCGGTCGATCCTGTTCAGCGCCAACCTTTCGAAGAACTGGGAGCGCGAGCCGGTCAACAGCGAAGTCTATCGCATCGGCATCGACGGCGGAGCGCCGGTCGCCCTAACGGACCGCCAAGGACCGGACGCAAGCCCGGTCGTGTCGCCTGACGGACGCCGCATCGCTTATGTCGGGTTCGACGACCGCCAGCTCGGCTACCAGAACACGCGCCTCTACGTGATGAACATCGATGGGTCGGGCGAGCAGGTGCTGACCTCTTCGCTCGACCGCTCGGTCGGCGGGCCGCAATGGTCGGCGGACAGCCGCTCCGTCTATGTCGCGGTCGAGGACCAGGGAACCAACAAGGTTGAGCGGGTCGGCCTCGACGGCTCCATCCGCACCGTCGCGACCGGCCTGACCGGAAGCGAGATCGACCGCCCCTACGCCGGTGGCGATTTCAGCGTCGCCAGGAACGGCGCCGTCGCAGTCACCGTTGGCGACGCCTTGCACCCGTCGGATATAGGAATCGCCAGCGGAAGCGGCGTTCGGAAGCTGACCAGCCTCAACTCCAGCCTGCTCGGATCCAAGGCGATGGCGGAGGTCAGGAAGATTCCGGTTACGTCGAGCTTCGACCAGCGACCCATAGACGCGTGGATGGTCACTCCGCCCGATTTCGACCCGGCGAAGAAATATCCGCTGGTCCTGGAAATCCACGGCGGGCCGTTCGCTGCCTACGGGCCGAATTTCTCGACCGATGACCAGCTCTACGCGGCCGCGGGCTATGTCGTGCTCTACACCAACCCGCGCGGCTCCACGTCCTACGGGGAGGAATTCGCCAATCAGATCGACAAGGCCTATCCCGGCCACGATTATGACGACCTGATGAGCGCGGTCGACGCGGCTATCGCGACCGGAAGCGTCGATCCGAACAATCTGTTCGTGACCGGCGGATCGGGCGGCGGAGTGCTGACCGCGTGGATCGTCGGAAAGACCGACCGCTTCCGCGCCGCGGCCACCCAGAAGCCTGTCATCAACTGGACCAGCTTCGGCCTAACCTCCGACGGCGCCATCTATTACGCGCCCTACTGGTTCGCGAAGAAGCCATGGGAAGACCCGATGGGTTATTGGGCGCGATCGCCGCTCAGCCTGGTCGGCAACGTGAAGACCCCGACGCTCGTCGTCGTCGGAAGCGAGGATTACCGCACGCCCGACAGCGAGGCCGAGCAATATTATACCGCGCTCCAGATCCGCGGCATTCCCACCGCTTTCGTCAAGGTGCCGGGCGCCAGCCATGGCGGAATCGCGTCGCGCCCAAGCCAGGCCGCCGCCAAGGCCAGTGCGATCCTCGCCTGGTTCGACCGCTTTCGCCTGAAGGGCGCGGCGACGACTGCCTCAAGCGACTCCGGGGGTTCCATCCCAGGCGCTCGCTAA
- a CDS encoding DUF1192 domain-containing protein, translating to MDLDELFPSKPGDPLTELKKQDLDPLSIEELQERIEALKEEIARVEAHIERVNTHRSAAEELFKKS from the coding sequence ATGGACCTCGACGAGCTATTTCCGAGCAAGCCAGGCGACCCGCTGACCGAGCTGAAAAAGCAGGACCTCGACCCGCTTTCGATCGAGGAACTTCAGGAGCGAATCGAAGCACTGAAGGAAGAGATCGCTCGGGTCGAAGCCCATATCGAGCGGGTCAACACCCACCGCTCCGCCGCCGAAGAGCTTTTCAAAAAGTCCTAG
- a CDS encoding M28 family metallopeptidase: MTCSSFRLLAASAIALTSVPAIAQQMGPFDPARLSAIDKTISDDSFEGRGPATRAETKTINYIADAFKAAGAQPGGDMVNGQRSWFQNVPLLQSSWSDSPKMTLSLPGKDVPLTQGEQIAARAPMTGVKGLDLNHVQLVFAGYGVKAPERNWDDFKGQDMHGKIMVVLVNDPDFEGGEGDFGGKAMTYYGRWTYKYEEGARQGADGVLVIHETEPASYGWNTVKNSNTNTMFDIVRDKPTAEHPPLEGWIQKGLAEQIFAASGTTFEAMKAAAKKKDFKPVPLKAALSLNGAANVGVITSHNVVGWLPGKTHPDETVIYSAHWDHLGIGKPDETGDTIYNGGLDNATGTAQLIEQARVFAQEPRTDRSIVFLAVTAEEKGLLGSEYYAQNPLFPAAKTAGVINTDGGAIYGPARNFTISGNAKLELLDMLVAEGKKQGRYYTPDPHPEAGYFFRSDHFSFAKVGVPAISFGDGNDLVNGGTKRGEALSKEYTDKHYHQPSDEWSASWDFRGMAEDANLLHNLGRDLANSRDWPNWSPDSEFRAARDRTAAERGETAAPAASVTPPPAKGDRG; the protein is encoded by the coding sequence ATGACTTGTTCCAGCTTCCGCTTGCTCGCGGCGAGCGCGATCGCGCTTACCTCCGTTCCCGCAATCGCCCAGCAAATGGGCCCCTTCGACCCGGCGAGGCTGTCGGCGATCGACAAGACGATCTCTGACGATTCGTTCGAAGGCCGGGGCCCGGCGACCCGGGCCGAAACAAAGACGATCAATTACATCGCCGACGCCTTCAAGGCCGCCGGCGCCCAGCCTGGCGGCGACATGGTGAACGGCCAGCGCAGCTGGTTCCAGAACGTCCCGCTCCTCCAGTCGAGCTGGAGCGACAGCCCGAAGATGACCCTTTCGCTGCCGGGCAAGGACGTCCCGTTGACGCAGGGCGAGCAGATTGCGGCCCGGGCGCCGATGACGGGCGTGAAGGGTCTCGACCTCAATCACGTCCAGTTGGTCTTCGCCGGCTACGGAGTGAAGGCGCCCGAACGCAACTGGGACGATTTCAAGGGCCAGGACATGCACGGCAAGATCATGGTCGTGCTGGTCAACGACCCTGATTTCGAAGGCGGCGAAGGCGATTTCGGCGGCAAGGCCATGACCTATTACGGCCGCTGGACCTACAAATATGAGGAAGGCGCCCGGCAGGGCGCCGACGGCGTGCTCGTGATCCACGAAACCGAGCCGGCAAGCTATGGCTGGAACACGGTCAAGAATTCTAACACGAACACGATGTTCGACATCGTCCGCGACAAGCCCACAGCAGAGCATCCGCCCCTGGAGGGCTGGATCCAGAAGGGCTTGGCCGAGCAGATCTTCGCGGCGTCCGGCACGACTTTCGAGGCGATGAAGGCGGCGGCGAAGAAGAAGGACTTCAAGCCGGTCCCGCTGAAGGCGGCCCTGTCACTGAACGGCGCCGCCAACGTCGGCGTGATCACCTCTCACAATGTGGTTGGCTGGCTTCCGGGAAAGACACATCCGGACGAGACGGTCATCTACAGCGCGCACTGGGACCATCTGGGCATCGGCAAGCCCGACGAAACGGGCGACACGATCTACAATGGCGGCCTCGACAATGCGACGGGCACCGCGCAGCTGATCGAGCAAGCGCGGGTCTTTGCACAGGAGCCGCGCACCGACCGCTCCATCGTCTTCCTGGCAGTGACTGCCGAGGAGAAAGGGCTGCTTGGATCCGAATATTACGCTCAGAACCCGCTCTTCCCAGCAGCCAAGACCGCTGGCGTCATCAACACGGACGGCGGCGCTATCTATGGCCCGGCGAGGAATTTCACGATCTCGGGCAACGCGAAGCTCGAGCTTCTCGACATGCTGGTCGCTGAAGGGAAGAAGCAGGGCCGATACTACACGCCGGATCCGCATCCGGAGGCCGGTTATTTCTTCCGCTCGGATCACTTCTCGTTCGCCAAGGTGGGCGTGCCCGCAATCAGCTTCGGCGACGGCAACGACCTCGTGAATGGCGGCACCAAGCGGGGCGAGGCGCTGAGCAAGGAATATACCGACAAGCACTATCACCAGCCGAGCGACGAATGGTCGGCGAGCTGGGACTTCCGCGGCATGGCCGAGGACGCGAACCTTCTCCACAACCTCGGCCGCGATCTCGCAAATTCGCGCGACTGGCCGAACTGGAGC
- the clpA gene encoding ATP-dependent Clp protease ATP-binding subunit ClpA, translated as MPSFARELEETLHNALGEASRRRHEYATLEHLLVALIDDEHASKVMTACGVNRDELRASVKHYLDNELGALIADTSTDPTPTSGFQRVVQRAILHVQSSGRDEVTGANVLVALFSERESYAVYFLQQQDMSRLDAVTYISHGVGKGEAAAEQRSPENNEEKSDKEGKKESALKQFTVDLNEKARNGKVDPLIGRMPEVDRTVQILCRRSKNNPLYVGDPGVGKTAIAEGLARKIIEGDVPDVLKKATIYALDMGALLAGTRYRGDFEERLKSVVSELEKLPDAILFIDEIHTVIGAGATSGGAMDASNLLKPALSSGAIRCIGSTTYKEFRNHFEKDRALLRRFQKIDVNEPTVEDTIKILAGLRSSFEGHHNVRYTPDAIKSAVELSARYIHDRKLPDKAIDVIDEVGAMQMLVPPSRRKKVITPKEIEAVVATMARIPPKSVSTDDKRVLENLDADLKRVVFGQDMAIEKLASAIKLSRAGLRDPDKPIGNYLFSGPTGVGKTEVARQLASIMGIPLQRFDMSEYMERHAVSRLIGAPPGYVGYDQGGLLTDAVDQHPHSVLLLDEIEKAHPDLFNILLQVMDHGKLTDHHGKTVDFRNTILIMTTNAGAADMARESIGFGAATREDAQEDAVKKMFTPEFRNRLDAIVPFAYLPPAVVSRVVDKFILQLELQLADRNVHIDLDDEARKWLVARGYDKLYGARPMGRLVQEKIKQPLAEELLFGKLVNGGEVNVRIKDNAPAFEITPAAPKAKPKSKKKAPKKASGDAPAAE; from the coding sequence ATGCCTAGTTTCGCTCGCGAACTCGAAGAGACCCTGCACAATGCGCTCGGCGAAGCCAGCCGCCGCAGGCACGAGTATGCGACCCTTGAGCACCTTCTGGTCGCGCTGATCGACGACGAGCATGCGTCGAAGGTGATGACCGCCTGCGGAGTGAACCGCGACGAGCTTCGGGCGTCGGTGAAGCACTATCTCGACAACGAGCTCGGTGCGCTGATCGCCGACACCAGCACCGACCCGACCCCGACGAGCGGGTTCCAGCGGGTGGTCCAGCGGGCGATCCTCCACGTCCAGTCCTCCGGCCGCGACGAAGTGACTGGAGCCAACGTCCTCGTCGCCCTCTTCTCCGAGCGCGAGAGCTACGCGGTCTATTTCCTGCAGCAGCAGGACATGAGCCGGCTCGATGCCGTCACCTACATCAGCCACGGGGTCGGCAAGGGGGAAGCGGCGGCCGAGCAGCGCTCACCCGAAAACAACGAGGAAAAGAGCGACAAGGAGGGCAAGAAGGAAAGCGCCCTCAAGCAGTTCACCGTCGACCTCAACGAAAAGGCCCGCAATGGGAAGGTCGACCCGCTGATCGGGCGCATGCCGGAGGTCGATCGGACGGTTCAGATCCTCTGCCGCCGTTCGAAGAACAATCCGCTCTACGTCGGCGATCCCGGCGTGGGCAAAACCGCGATCGCGGAAGGCCTCGCCCGCAAGATCATCGAGGGCGACGTTCCGGACGTCCTCAAGAAAGCGACGATCTATGCGCTCGACATGGGCGCGCTGCTGGCGGGCACCCGCTACCGCGGCGATTTCGAGGAGCGGCTGAAGTCCGTCGTTTCCGAGCTCGAGAAGCTTCCCGACGCAATCCTCTTCATCGACGAGATCCACACGGTGATCGGCGCCGGAGCAACCTCCGGCGGAGCGATGGACGCATCGAACCTCCTCAAGCCCGCGCTTTCGTCGGGCGCGATCCGCTGCATCGGATCGACGACCTACAAGGAGTTTCGCAACCATTTCGAGAAGGACCGAGCGCTACTTCGCCGGTTCCAGAAGATCGACGTGAACGAGCCGACGGTCGAGGACACGATCAAGATTCTCGCGGGTCTTCGCTCGTCGTTCGAAGGCCACCACAACGTTCGCTACACGCCCGACGCGATCAAGAGCGCGGTCGAGCTGAGCGCCCGCTACATCCATGACCGCAAGCTTCCGGACAAGGCGATCGACGTGATCGACGAGGTCGGAGCGATGCAGATGCTGGTTCCGCCGAGCCGCCGGAAGAAGGTAATCACGCCCAAGGAGATCGAGGCGGTGGTCGCGACGATGGCGCGAATCCCGCCCAAGTCCGTCTCGACCGACGACAAGAGGGTGCTCGAGAACCTGGACGCCGACCTGAAGCGCGTCGTGTTCGGCCAGGACATGGCGATCGAGAAGCTGGCAAGCGCGATCAAACTTTCCCGCGCCGGGCTTCGCGATCCCGACAAGCCGATCGGCAACTACCTGTTCAGCGGGCCGACCGGCGTCGGCAAGACCGAGGTCGCCCGCCAACTGGCGTCGATCATGGGAATCCCGCTCCAGCGCTTCGACATGTCCGAATATATGGAACGCCACGCCGTCAGCCGGCTGATCGGCGCTCCTCCGGGCTATGTCGGCTACGACCAGGGTGGGCTTCTGACGGACGCCGTCGACCAGCATCCGCACAGCGTGCTTCTGCTCGACGAGATCGAGAAGGCGCACCCGGACCTGTTCAATATCCTGTTGCAGGTGATGGACCACGGCAAGCTAACCGACCACCATGGCAAGACCGTCGATTTCAGGAACACGATCCTGATCATGACGACCAATGCCGGAGCGGCCGACATGGCGCGCGAGTCGATCGGCTTCGGCGCGGCCACCCGCGAGGATGCGCAGGAGGATGCGGTCAAGAAGATGTTCACTCCGGAGTTCCGCAACCGGCTCGATGCGATCGTTCCGTTCGCCTACCTGCCGCCGGCTGTCGTCTCGCGAGTGGTGGACAAGTTCATCCTCCAGCTTGAACTTCAGCTGGCCGACCGCAACGTCCACATCGACCTCGACGACGAGGCCCGCAAATGGCTGGTCGCTCGCGGATACGACAAGCTGTACGGCGCTCGCCCGATGGGCCGCCTGGTGCAGGAGAAGATCAAGCAGCCGCTTGCCGAGGAGCTTTTGTTCGGCAAGCTGGTGAACGGCGGCGAGGTCAATGTCCGGATCAAGGACAATGCGCCCGCCTTCGAGATCACTCCAGCGGCGCCGAAAGCCAAGCCGAAGTCGAAGAAGAAGGCGCCCAAGAAGGCAAGCGGAGACGCTCCGGCCGCCGAGTAA
- a CDS encoding DUF2231 domain-containing protein: MLGHPVHPALVHFPLGLLLSSTIADLAWVAGMTQDTHIAAVLMAAGLAGGLLAMAAGMADVIRLDQALVPHAMKHVGAVGLAWIGYGVALYLRRANLSANFDPGTASLVMSFVSAALLGFGGWLGGRLVYTFGANVEKRPA; encoded by the coding sequence ATGTTGGGTCATCCCGTCCATCCGGCGCTTGTCCACTTCCCGCTCGGCCTGTTGCTTTCGTCGACGATAGCGGACCTGGCCTGGGTCGCAGGGATGACCCAGGATACGCACATCGCCGCGGTGCTGATGGCGGCCGGTCTGGCCGGCGGGCTGCTGGCGATGGCGGCGGGAATGGCCGACGTCATCCGGCTCGACCAGGCGCTGGTCCCGCATGCGATGAAGCATGTCGGAGCCGTCGGCCTCGCGTGGATCGGCTACGGTGTCGCGCTTTACCTGCGGCGAGCCAATCTTTCCGCGAATTTCGATCCAGGTACGGCGAGCCTCGTCATGAGCTTCGTCAGCGCGGCGCTGCTCGGCTTCGGCGGCTGGCTCGGCGGCAGGCTGGTCTACACGTTCGGGGCGAATGTGGAGAAGCGGCCGGCCTAG
- a CDS encoding helix-turn-helix transcriptional regulator gives MPPASDTEPARSRDRILELLLKSEKPLPVQALAASLAISRNATHQHVMALEREGLVERAMAIPTKGRPSQGFQLSAAGKATFPRQYALLARQFLAELTRHVPAAELHRSMERIGRSLAASLADKAGPNADPAVIAGLMRELGYQSSVVEGEDGPEIEAHNCVFHDLAMANSAVCEVDLSLLRALSGKDVDHRRCMALGGSSCRFAFQSPKSPGSNP, from the coding sequence GTGCCTCCAGCTTCCGATACCGAGCCGGCGCGAAGCCGCGACCGAATTCTCGAGCTTCTGCTCAAGTCGGAAAAGCCGTTGCCGGTCCAGGCGCTGGCCGCCTCACTCGCGATTTCCCGCAATGCGACCCACCAGCATGTGATGGCGCTCGAGCGCGAGGGGCTGGTCGAGCGCGCCATGGCGATCCCGACGAAGGGACGGCCGTCGCAGGGCTTCCAGCTGAGCGCCGCCGGCAAGGCGACATTCCCCCGGCAATATGCGCTACTCGCCCGCCAGTTCCTCGCCGAGCTTACCCGCCACGTACCGGCGGCCGAGCTCCACAGGTCGATGGAGCGGATTGGGCGATCGCTCGCCGCCAGCCTCGCCGACAAGGCGGGGCCGAATGCGGACCCCGCGGTGATCGCCGGGCTGATGCGCGAGCTTGGCTACCAGTCGAGCGTCGTCGAAGGCGAGGACGGGCCGGAGATCGAGGCGCATAATTGCGTGTTCCACGATCTCGCTATGGCCAACAGCGCCGTCTGCGAGGTCGACCTCTCGCTACTTCGTGCACTGTCGGGAAAGGACGTCGACCATCGCCGTTGCATGGCGCTCGGCGGGAGCTCCTGCCGGTTCGCTTTCCAATCCCCCAAAAGCCCTGGATCGAATCCTTGA